From the Lactobacillus sp. PV034 genome, the window AAGAATTTTAATCGGAAGCATTACAAAATATGTTACACGAACTGCAGACTGTGATGTGCTAGTTATTCGTGAGCCTGCTGCTCAAGATGAAGATATCCATAATAATAAAAACAACAATTAACGACTACTAAAAAAGCTTTGGAATAAAATTCCAAAGCTTTTTTCTACGTAAAGTCAAGCATATTAGGGTGTTTGGCTTTATTTTTAACTTAAATTTCAGTTTAAGTAGCTTGTAGTGTCAATATATTTTTAGAATTAAGCATGATAAATAAGCCCAAGTTTATATCTGATTTTTGGGCTTAGCGTTATAATGTATTTGATCAATTAATTACGACTAAAGTCTTTTTGATTATGTGTGGCTACGTTGTAATCATATAGTTGATCATTAATAATCAGGGCATAAATAGTTCTGATTAATTTATGTATTGAAGCAATAGCTATCTTCTTAAATCCTTTGGTTTGAGAGGATAGCTTTTTGCTTTCGTAATAATCTGCTATATGACAGGGGCTAGTTTTAGCCGCATTCTCAATTTGACCAATAGCACGGTAAAGCAACTTACGTGCTACTGCATTCCCATGCTTAGTAATACTTAAATTAGAATCCATTTCACCTGACTGATATCTACCTGGATCTATGCCAATAAAAGCATTAATTTTATTGGGATTACTAAATCTGCGAATATCTCCCAATTCTGCTAAGACTCTGACTGCAGTAGTTTGGGCAAAGCCTGGAATACTTTCTAGATTTTCTAGATCATGATTAGGTAAAGTCTTAGCTAGTTTAACCATTCTTGTAATTAATTGTTCTCTTTGCTTACTTAGATTAAGTAGTCTTTGGGCATAATATTGTACTTGTTGGACTTCTATACTAGTCTCAGGGACAACTGGATAAGCTTGATTAGCTAATTCAATAAGTTTATCAGCAGTTTTTTGTGCATGTTTAAATGCAATACCTTTTAAATTCATTAGCCAATTAATAAGCTGTCTTTTATCCTCTTGTCTTACCGAATCGCAATGAGAGTAATGTGCAACTATTTGCCAGTAATTATTACCTTTAGCAGTAGAAAATAGATTTTCGATTTCAGGAAAGGTTGATTGTAAAGCCTGGTGAAGTCTATTTTTAGCTATAACTAAATCATCTGTTAGCTGGTCATAGAAACGACTCATAGCGTTGAGCTGCTTATAGGACTGAGACTGGTTTTGACTAACTGGATGATGATAAAGTCTTTGAATTAAAGCTAAATGGTAAGCATCAGTTTTATCAGTCTTATTATGACGTAGTCCCAGATCCATTTCTTTTTTCGCTTTAAGAGGATTAAGCACAACATATTTATAACCGTAATCTTCTAGAAAGGCTTGCAGTCTGCGTGAATAAACACCTGTAGCTTCAAAAATAATTTGTGGTTGTTTAGTAAAGGCGGCTAATTCTTGAAGCAATTTAATAAAACCAGGACGATCGTTAGTAATAGTAAATTCATTTTTACTATCACCAATTAGTTCACAAATAGTAGAAGTAGACTTACTTACATCAATTCCAAAAGTAACTTGCATAATATAAACCTCCTAAGCATGAGTAGTGAAAAGTATTTACTTAAGAAATCAGATCTAATTTTCTAAACTCGACATCAAAGTGTCCACATTCTTCGAAGAGATTATTGATAACCTAAGTAAAACTGCCAGTTTTTAATGCGACATCAAGTGTCTAAAAAGGCTTTGACATATAATTTTACTACTACTTAAATTCTACAAGAGAATAAAAATAGTGAATTAATCATCCCGTCGGATAACTAATTCACTATTTAGCTTAGAATGTTTTTATTTTAAAAATCACCAGCTGTTGAGAACATGTAGTCCTTATGGTGCCACTTCATTGATAAGATTAGTCCAATACCAATCATATTTCCCAATAAGGCTGACCCTCCTTGAGAAACAAATGGTAGTGGAATACCAGTCAGTGGCAGTAAATCAATTCCCATTCCTATATTTTCAAATACGTGGAATAAGATCATCATAATAATTCCTGTTGAAATGTAAGAATAAAAGGCATTTCTCGTCTCAAACGTTATTTGTACCATTTGAAAGATTAGATAGAAATAAATAAATATTATTACACAGCAACCAATAAAACCAAATGTCTCTCCAATTACTGAAAATACCATATCTGAAGTACGAACCGGAACATAAACATTAATTTTTCCAAATCCTTGACCAAATAATTGACCAGAGCCAATGGCTTTCATACTTTGCCATAATTGGTAAGCTCCCTTGGAAGTATCACCTGATGGATCCAACCAAGAATTAATTCTTTCAAATTGATAGGCACGGAAAAAATGCCCTAAAATGGATTGACCACCAGGAGTCACAACCAATAAGATTGCTCCTGCACCTAAAATAAACACCG encodes:
- a CDS encoding IS110 family transposase, producing the protein MQVTFGIDVSKSTSTICELIGDSKNEFTITNDRPGFIKLLQELAAFTKQPQIIFEATGVYSRRLQAFLEDYGYKYVVLNPLKAKKEMDLGLRHNKTDKTDAYHLALIQRLYHHPVSQNQSQSYKQLNAMSRFYDQLTDDLVIAKNRLHQALQSTFPEIENLFSTAKGNNYWQIVAHYSHCDSVRQEDKRQLINWLMNLKGIAFKHAQKTADKLIELANQAYPVVPETSIEVQQVQYYAQRLLNLSKQREQLITRMVKLAKTLPNHDLENLESIPGFAQTTAVRVLAELGDIRRFSNPNKINAFIGIDPGRYQSGEMDSNLSITKHGNAVARKLLYRAIGQIENAAKTSPCHIADYYESKKLSSQTKGFKKIAIASIHKLIRTIYALIINDQLYDYNVATHNQKDFSRN